A DNA window from Bombus vancouverensis nearcticus chromosome 6, iyBomVanc1_principal, whole genome shotgun sequence contains the following coding sequences:
- the CalpA gene encoding calpain A isoform X9 → MEIADNPQLFVEGFSRFDVQQGELGDCWLLAAVANLTMDANLFFQVVPEDQSFEENYAGIFHFRFWQYGRWVDVVIDDRLPTYRGELVYLHSAEINEFWSALLEKAYAKLHGSYEALKGGTTCEAMEDFTGGVTEMYQMDQTPPNLFSILLKAYERNSLMGCSIEPDPNILEAETPQGLIRGHAYSITRVKYVEIQTPNQFGKIPLLRLRNPWGNEAEWNGPWSDQSPEWRFIPDHEKEELGLTFDMDGEFWMSFQDFTRYFTQLEICNLNPDSLTEDDLNAGKKKWEMSVFEGEWVRGVTAGGCRNFLETFWHNPQYRITLEYPDEDDDKCTVIVALMQKNRRAQRRMGAECLTIGFAIYHLEYPERLPKPLDINFFKYNASVARSPAFINLREVTCRFKLPPGAYCIVPSTFDPNEEGEFLLRIFSENKNNMEENDDEVGVGEIDDRVINPKGDNVHEDGDKVREEPDPDRNADKVREFFKKLAGDDMEVDWMELKEILDFAMRKELPQSARRSEAHAPETVQGNGSFIDTLISLLCGIVCNNEQYSKTVETNDKGFSKDVCRSMVAMLDVDHSGKLGFEEFRTLWNDIRKWRAVFKLYDKDESGYLSAFELRQALNSAGYRLNNHILNILVHRYGTKDGMITFDDYIMCAVRLKTMIDIFRERDPDLTNTATFTMEEWIEKTLYS, encoded by the exons ATG GAAATCGCGGACAACCCTCAACTGTTCGTCGAGGGTTTTTCCAGATTCGACGTTCAGCAAGGCGAATTAGGAGATTGTTGGCTGCTGGCAGCAGTCGCAAATCTCACGATGGACGCCAATTTGTTTTTCCAAGTAGTCCCAGAAGACCAGAGTTTCGAAGAAAACTACGCCGGTATATTTCATTTCAG ATTCTGGCAGTACGGTAGATGGGTAGACGTGGTGATCGACGACAGATTACCGACCTACCGCGGCGAATTGGTATACCTGCATTCAGCTGAGATCAACGAATTCTGGAGTGCTCTTTTGGAAAAGGCGTACGCGAAGCTTCATGGCTCGTACGAAGCTTTGAAAGGCGGAACCACCTGTGAGGCCATGGAGGATTTTACGGGTGGTGTGACGGAAATGTATCAGATGGACCAAACCCCTCCAAATCTATTTAGTATTTTGCTAAAAGCTTACGAAAGGAACTCGCTAATGGGCTGTTCGATAGAG CCTGATCCAAATATATTGGAAGCCGAGACGCCTCAAGGACTGATCAGAGGCCATGCTTACAGTATTACACGTGTCAAATATGTAGAGATTCAAACGCCAAACCAATTTGGGAAAATACCGCTACTTAGACTTAGAAATCCATGGGGTAACGAGGCAGAATGGAATGGTCCGTGGAGCGATCA ATCACCAGAGTGGAGATTCATTCCTGATCATGAGAAGGAAGAGCTAGGCTTGACCTTCGACATGGATGGTGAATTTTGGATGTCATTCCAGGATTTTACGCGATATTTTACGCAACTAGAAATATGTAACTTGAATCCAGACTCGTTGACCGAAGACGATCTAAATGCTGGTAAAAAGAAATGGGAGATGAGCGTGTTCGAAGGGGAATGGGTACGCGGAGTTACGGCAGGAGGATGTAGGAACTTTTTAG AAACCTTCTGGCATAATCCGCAATACCGAATTACTCTCGAGTACCCAGATGAAGATGACGATAAATGTACAGTCATTGTTGCGTTGATGCAGAAAAATAGGCGAGCACAGAGAAGAATGGGTGCAGAATGTCTGACAATTGGATTTGCCATATACCAT TTGGAGTATCCCGAACGATTACCCAAGCCATTGGACATTAATTTCTTCAAATACAACGCGTCGGTAGCAAGATCGCCAGCATTTATAAATTTACGAGAAGTAACATGCCGTTTCAAATTACCACCTGGTGCATATTGCATAGTTCCAAGTACGTTTGACCCTAATGAAGAGGGCGAATTTTTGCTGAGAATATTCTCCGAAAATAAGAACAATATGGA AGAAAATGATGATGAAGTTGGTGTTGGAGAAATTGATGATAGG GTCATTAATCCCAAAGGTGATAACGTACACGAAGATGGAGATAAG GTTCGAGAAGAACCAGATCCAGACCGTAATGCAGACAAAGTTCGAGAATTTTTCAAAAAGCTCGCTGGTGACGATATGGAAGTGGATTGGATGGAGCTAAAGGAAATTTTAGATTTTGCAATGCGAAAAG AACTACCACAGTCGGCGCGTCGTAGTGAGGCACATGCCCCTGAAACTGTACAAGGAAATGGTTCGTTTATCGACACTCTCATCTCACTGCTGTGCGGCATTGTTTGTAATAATGAACAGTACAGTAAGACTGTAG AAACGAATGATAAAGGATTCAGTAAGGATGTATGCCGTAGTATGGTGGCCATGTTAGATGTAGATCACTCTGGAAAACTCGGATTTGAAGAATTTCGAACATTATGGAACGACATAAGGAAATGGAGG GCTGTGTTCAAGTTATACGACAAAGACGAATCGGGATATTTGAGTGCGTTTGAATTGAGGCAAGCATTAAATAGCGCAGGCTATCGACTCAATAATCACATTTTAAATATCTTGGTACATCGTTACGGAACGAAGGATGGTATGATCACCTTCGATGATTACATCATGTGTGCAGTTCGACTCAAGACAATGATAG ATATTTTCAGAGAACGAGATCCAGACTTAACTAATACGGCGACATTCACAATGGAAGAATGGATAGAGAAAACGTTATACTCGTAA